In the Burkholderia glumae LMG 2196 = ATCC 33617 genome, one interval contains:
- a CDS encoding glycoside hydrolase family 28 protein — protein sequence MTPRNRVRTSVTATFGALASLIAFAAPPAAHAASCATPQWSSSPAANTSALQSAINRCSGAAGNPGLIDLRANNGVSTAVITSVKLASNIVLKLEKGFTLKGSPGQPSDGAMLTGSGLSNVTLTGTGAIDGDGQSYWASAVGKNNTARPRLIKLTGSNLQIGSNFTDAGKPQSIVAFPSASNDPGNALIIRNSPKEQLVIESGSKNVTIDGVWIYANPKRNANGNDLAPNTDAIDIIGTQTAHVRNCLLDTGDDDIAIKSNAGSAATSDVDISHCVVGGGHGISIGGQEAAGHTLAKPGVSHVTVDTVQFSGTDFGYRIKTDQTAKDSGATTGVTYRNTCMRNVQQPFLFTYTYASGTGGDLPVIANVSIDNVIATATKAQGAIIGLPNSLIGVPKSGDTGIRITNSRITGGKPFAVSNGELQVGSHSIVTTSSGTNGQVVPIADTGATLACPASITIPAQR from the coding sequence ATGACTCCGAGAAACCGCGTCCGCACCAGCGTCACGGCCACCTTTGGCGCGCTCGCCAGCCTGATCGCGTTCGCCGCGCCGCCGGCCGCCCATGCAGCGAGCTGCGCGACGCCGCAATGGAGCAGTTCGCCGGCCGCCAACACGAGCGCCCTGCAAAGCGCGATCAACCGGTGCTCGGGCGCCGCCGGCAACCCGGGCCTGATCGACCTGCGCGCCAACAACGGCGTGTCCACGGCCGTCATCACGAGCGTCAAGCTCGCCAGCAACATCGTGCTGAAGCTGGAAAAGGGCTTCACGCTGAAGGGCTCGCCGGGCCAGCCCTCGGACGGCGCGATGCTGACCGGCAGCGGTCTGAGCAACGTGACCCTCACCGGCACCGGCGCGATCGACGGCGACGGACAGAGCTACTGGGCGAGCGCGGTGGGCAAGAACAACACGGCACGGCCGCGGCTGATCAAGCTGACGGGCTCGAACCTGCAGATCGGCTCGAATTTCACCGACGCGGGCAAGCCGCAATCGATCGTGGCCTTTCCGAGCGCGTCGAACGATCCCGGCAACGCGCTCATCATCCGCAATTCGCCGAAAGAGCAGCTCGTGATCGAGTCGGGCTCGAAGAACGTGACGATCGACGGCGTCTGGATCTACGCGAACCCGAAGCGCAACGCGAACGGCAACGATCTCGCGCCGAACACCGATGCGATCGACATCATCGGCACCCAGACCGCCCATGTTCGCAATTGCCTGCTCGACACCGGCGACGACGACATCGCCATCAAGTCCAACGCCGGCAGCGCGGCCACCAGCGATGTCGACATCAGCCACTGCGTGGTGGGCGGCGGCCACGGCATCTCGATCGGCGGCCAGGAGGCGGCGGGCCACACGCTCGCGAAACCCGGCGTCTCGCACGTGACGGTCGACACGGTGCAGTTCAGCGGCACCGACTTCGGCTACCGGATCAAGACCGACCAGACCGCCAAGGACAGCGGCGCGACCACCGGCGTGACCTACCGCAACACCTGCATGCGCAACGTCCAGCAGCCGTTCCTGTTCACCTACACCTATGCCTCGGGCACGGGCGGCGACCTGCCGGTCATCGCGAACGTCAGCATCGACAACGTGATCGCCACCGCCACCAAGGCACAGGGCGCCATCATCGGCCTGCCGAACAGCCTGATCGGGGTGCCGAAATCGGGCGACACGGGCATCCGCATCACCAACAGCCGGATCACCGGCGGCAAGCCGTTCGCGGTCAGCAACGGTGAACTGCAGGTGGGCAGCCACAGCATCGTGACCACCTCCAGCGGCACCAACGGCCAGGTGGTGCCGATCGCCGACACCGGCGCGACGCTCGCCTGCCCCGCCTCCATCACCATTCCGGCGCAACGCTGA
- the mdh gene encoding iron-dependent methanol dehydrogenase, translating to MSYLSIADRTDSFFIPCVTLIGAGCARETGTRAKSLGAKKALIVTDAGLHKMGLSATIAGYLREAGVDAVIFPGAEPNPTDVNVHDGVKLYQQNGCDFIVSLGGGSSHDCAKGIGLVTAGGGHISHYEGVDKSSVPMTPLISINTTAGTAAEMTRFCIITNSSNHVKMAIVDWRCTPLIAIDDPRLMVAMPPALTAATGMDALTHAVEAYVSTAATPITDACAEKAIALIGEWLPKAVANGESMEARAAMCYAQYLAGMAFNNASLGYVHAMAHQLGGFYNLPHGVCNAILLPHVCEFNLIAAPERFARIAALLGANTAGLSVTDAGAAAIAAIRALSASIDIPAGLAGLGVKADDHEVMARNAQKDACMLTNPRTATLKQVIGIFEAAM from the coding sequence ATGAGCTACCTGAGCATCGCCGACCGCACCGACAGCTTCTTCATTCCCTGCGTCACGCTGATCGGCGCCGGCTGCGCGCGCGAGACGGGCACGCGGGCGAAGTCGCTGGGCGCGAAAAAGGCGCTGATCGTCACCGACGCGGGACTGCACAAGATGGGCCTGTCCGCGACGATCGCCGGCTATCTGCGCGAGGCCGGCGTCGACGCCGTGATCTTCCCCGGCGCCGAGCCGAACCCGACCGACGTCAACGTGCACGACGGCGTGAAGCTCTATCAGCAAAACGGCTGTGATTTCATCGTGTCGCTGGGCGGCGGCTCCTCGCACGACTGCGCGAAGGGCATCGGGCTCGTCACGGCGGGCGGCGGCCACATCAGCCACTACGAGGGCGTGGACAAATCGAGCGTGCCGATGACGCCGCTCATCTCGATCAACACCACGGCCGGCACGGCCGCCGAGATGACGCGCTTTTGCATCATCACCAACTCGAGCAACCACGTGAAGATGGCGATCGTCGACTGGCGCTGCACGCCGCTCATCGCGATCGACGACCCGCGCCTGATGGTGGCCATGCCGCCCGCGCTGACGGCCGCCACCGGCATGGACGCGCTCACGCACGCGGTGGAAGCCTACGTCTCCACCGCCGCCACGCCGATCACCGACGCCTGCGCGGAAAAGGCGATCGCGCTGATCGGCGAGTGGCTGCCGAAGGCGGTGGCCAACGGCGAATCGATGGAGGCGCGCGCGGCCATGTGCTACGCGCAGTATCTGGCCGGCATGGCCTTCAACAACGCCTCGCTCGGCTACGTCCATGCCATGGCGCACCAGCTCGGCGGCTTCTACAACCTGCCGCACGGCGTCTGCAACGCGATCCTGCTGCCGCACGTCTGCGAGTTCAACCTGATCGCGGCGCCGGAGCGCTTCGCGCGCATCGCCGCGCTGCTCGGCGCGAACACCGCGGGGCTGTCGGTGACCGACGCGGGCGCCGCGGCGATCGCCGCGATCCGCGCGCTATCGGCCTCGATCGACATTCCCGCTGGCCTCGCCGGCCTGGGCGTGAAGGCCGACGACCACGAGGTGATGGCGCGCAACGCGCAGAAGGATGCCTGCATGCTGACCAACCCGCGCACGGCCACGCTGAAGCAGGTGATCGGCATCTTCGAAGCCGCGATGTAG
- a CDS encoding methyltransferase family protein, with the protein MSTTRLLDLVFKLGAVATLGYFAYGALGEWQRNPSRITLLLAVISACVSVTVSLASRTPTTRNMRPLAVFLTLGATYYYPALVLTPGTHLIPELAGAAIQAVGICWEIYSKLSLGRSFGLLPAHRAVVVRGAYRHVRHPIYLGYFMHYLGFLLTNFGWQNGLIYAGLFAILILRIFLEEDVLKREDPAYLNYCRRVRFRLVPFVF; encoded by the coding sequence GTGTCAACCACCCGCCTGCTCGACCTCGTTTTCAAGCTCGGCGCGGTGGCGACGCTCGGCTACTTCGCCTACGGCGCGCTCGGCGAGTGGCAAAGGAATCCGTCGCGCATCACGTTGCTGCTCGCGGTGATCAGCGCCTGCGTCAGCGTGACGGTGTCGCTTGCATCGCGCACGCCCACCACGCGCAACATGAGGCCGCTCGCCGTGTTCCTGACGCTCGGCGCCACCTACTACTACCCGGCGCTGGTGCTCACGCCGGGCACGCACCTGATACCGGAGCTCGCGGGCGCGGCGATCCAGGCCGTCGGCATCTGCTGGGAAATCTATTCGAAGCTGTCGCTGGGGCGCTCGTTCGGCCTGCTGCCCGCGCATCGCGCGGTCGTGGTGCGCGGCGCCTACCGCCACGTGCGCCACCCGATCTACCTCGGCTACTTCATGCACTATCTCGGCTTCCTGCTCACCAACTTCGGATGGCAGAACGGCCTCATCTACGCCGGGCTGTTCGCGATACTGATCCTGAGAATTTTCCTCGAGGAGGACGTGCTGAAGCGGGAAGACCCGGCGTACCTGAACTACTGCCGCCGGGTACGCTTCCGGCTCGTGCCGTTCGTCTTCTGA
- the lhpI gene encoding bifunctional Delta(1)-pyrroline-2-carboxylate/Delta(1)-piperideine-2-carboxylate reductase, whose protein sequence is MKPAEPAIFDAQSTARLLDYRVLIEVLRETVVEYGAGGIVSPERLVVPLQAGGLMLSMPSSAADLAIHKLVNVCPANAQRRLPTIHGQVIACDAHTGQTLFVLDGPTLTGRRTAAVTALGIMTLHGKPPAECLLIGTGKQAANHVEALAALFPQARILCRGRCRASTERFVAQQRGVAPNLVALDGEVPAHTDVVIAATTSKTPVYDAPAREGRLVVGVGAFTPDAAEIGKATVDGSYLVVDDPLGATHEAGDLIQARVDWHEVHSLAEALEGKLDPRAPVFFKSVGCAAWDLAACRVARRAIG, encoded by the coding sequence ATGAAGCCTGCCGAGCCGGCAATTTTCGACGCGCAATCGACCGCGAGGCTGCTCGACTACCGCGTGCTGATCGAGGTGCTGCGCGAGACCGTCGTCGAATACGGCGCTGGCGGGATCGTCAGCCCGGAGCGGCTGGTCGTCCCGCTGCAGGCGGGCGGCCTGATGCTGTCGATGCCGTCGAGCGCCGCGGACCTCGCCATCCACAAGCTCGTCAACGTCTGCCCCGCCAACGCGCAGCGCCGGCTTCCGACCATCCATGGCCAGGTGATCGCCTGCGATGCGCATACCGGACAGACGCTGTTCGTCCTCGACGGCCCGACCCTCACCGGGCGCCGCACGGCGGCCGTGACGGCGCTCGGCATCATGACGCTGCACGGCAAGCCGCCGGCCGAATGCCTCCTGATCGGCACCGGCAAGCAGGCCGCCAACCACGTCGAGGCGCTCGCCGCCTTGTTCCCGCAGGCACGCATCCTGTGCCGGGGCCGCTGCCGCGCGAGCACCGAGCGCTTCGTGGCGCAGCAGCGCGGCGTGGCGCCGAACCTCGTTGCGCTAGACGGCGAAGTGCCGGCTCACACCGACGTCGTCATCGCGGCGACCACCAGCAAGACGCCGGTGTACGACGCGCCCGCCCGCGAGGGACGCCTGGTCGTCGGAGTCGGCGCCTTCACGCCCGACGCGGCCGAGATCGGCAAGGCGACGGTGGACGGCAGCTACCTCGTGGTGGACGATCCGCTCGGCGCGACACACGAGGCCGGCGACCTCATCCAGGCCCGCGTCGATTGGCACGAGGTCCACTCCCTCGCGGAGGCGCTCGAAGGCAAGCTCGATCCGCGCGCGCCGGTGTTCTTCAAGAGCGTCGGCTGTGCCGCCTGGGACCTGGCGGCCTGCCGGGTGGCGCGACGGGCGATCGGCTAG
- a CDS encoding CsbD family protein, giving the protein MDKNRIEGAVKQVKGSIKEAIGKVTGDRATQAEGIAEKTAGKVQSNVGKASDSVKEQFKK; this is encoded by the coding sequence ATGGACAAGAACCGCATTGAAGGCGCCGTCAAGCAGGTGAAGGGGTCGATCAAGGAAGCGATCGGTAAGGTCACCGGCGACCGCGCGACCCAGGCCGAAGGGATTGCCGAGAAGACGGCCGGCAAGGTCCAGTCGAACGTCGGCAAGGCGAGCGACTCCGTCAAGGAGCAGTTTAAGAAGTAA
- a CDS encoding helix-turn-helix transcriptional regulator, which translates to MGDSAEDREAAEQARIDDKVLRKQTDRKQLHQIMSGLTEGVILVEPDQTIVWANQAALEMHGAETLADLGANVDEYRERFRLRYRNNHAVQPGSYPIDRVIAGESFSDVVVEVSRADDEDARWVHRIRSLVLTNANDEPDCLALILHDASDWASAEQRFERTFNANPAPALICRLQDQRYIKVNQGFLEMTGYVREDVIGRSVFELDVFEAAERRELAIERLREGATIPQMEAVLKLPEGITKFVVVAGQPIEIGDEACMLFTFMDLEPRKRAETALKQSEERFERSFRMNPIPTVLYAADGCMTLDVNDAFTATTGFGTEQIVGKRIDEVGLWADDAAQKIAERLQQSGSVRSVEFRLRTEDGSVLDCLVSAEPVTIHGTECVLMAILDITDRKRSEMELVSAIETVMQDASWFSRTLIEKLANVRRANAPDAGAHLSDLTARECDVFEQLCKGLSDKDIAKALELSPATVRNHVATIYAKLDVHSRAEAIVWAQTRGHFGKAIAARQTRSSSRKTKEK; encoded by the coding sequence ATGGGCGATTCCGCTGAGGATCGTGAGGCCGCCGAGCAGGCACGAATCGACGACAAGGTGTTGCGCAAGCAGACCGACCGCAAGCAATTGCATCAGATCATGAGCGGCCTGACCGAAGGCGTCATCCTGGTGGAGCCGGACCAGACGATCGTGTGGGCGAATCAGGCCGCGCTCGAAATGCATGGCGCCGAGACGCTCGCCGACCTGGGCGCGAATGTGGACGAGTACCGCGAACGCTTCCGGCTGCGCTACCGGAACAACCACGCGGTGCAGCCGGGCAGCTATCCGATCGACCGGGTCATCGCGGGGGAAAGCTTCAGCGACGTCGTCGTCGAAGTCAGCCGGGCCGACGACGAAGACGCGCGTTGGGTGCACCGGATTCGCAGCCTGGTGCTGACCAACGCGAACGACGAGCCCGATTGTCTGGCGCTGATCCTGCACGACGCGAGCGACTGGGCGAGTGCCGAGCAGCGCTTCGAGAGGACCTTCAACGCGAACCCGGCGCCGGCGCTCATCTGCCGGCTGCAGGATCAACGCTATATCAAGGTCAATCAGGGCTTCCTGGAAATGACCGGCTATGTGCGTGAAGACGTGATCGGGCGATCGGTGTTCGAGCTCGACGTGTTCGAGGCGGCGGAGCGGCGTGAGCTTGCCATCGAGCGTCTGAGGGAAGGCGCGACCATTCCTCAGATGGAGGCCGTGCTGAAGCTGCCGGAAGGCATCACGAAGTTCGTGGTCGTGGCCGGCCAGCCGATCGAGATCGGCGACGAAGCCTGCATGCTTTTCACCTTCATGGACCTGGAGCCGCGCAAACGCGCGGAAACCGCGCTCAAGCAGAGCGAGGAGCGGTTCGAGCGCTCGTTCCGGATGAACCCGATCCCCACGGTGCTCTACGCGGCCGACGGCTGCATGACGCTGGATGTCAACGATGCATTCACGGCCACGACGGGCTTCGGCACCGAGCAGATCGTCGGAAAGCGCATCGATGAAGTGGGCTTATGGGCCGATGACGCCGCGCAGAAGATCGCCGAACGGCTGCAACAGTCCGGCAGCGTCCGCAGCGTCGAATTCCGCCTGCGTACCGAGGACGGCAGCGTGCTCGACTGCCTGGTGTCGGCGGAGCCGGTGACCATACATGGCACGGAATGCGTGCTGATGGCGATACTGGACATCACCGACCGCAAGCGTTCCGAAATGGAGCTGGTGTCGGCGATCGAGACGGTCATGCAGGATGCCTCGTGGTTCAGCCGGACGCTCATCGAGAAACTGGCCAACGTGCGCCGCGCTAACGCGCCGGATGCGGGCGCGCATCTCTCGGATCTGACCGCCCGTGAATGCGACGTCTTCGAGCAGCTGTGCAAGGGGCTGTCGGACAAGGACATCGCGAAGGCGCTGGAGCTCTCGCCCGCTACCGTACGCAATCATGTCGCGACCATCTATGCGAAGCTCGACGTCCACAGCCGTGCCGAAGCGATCGTATGGGCGCAGACGCGCGGGCATTTCGGCAAGGCCATCGCGGCGCGTCAAACGCGGAGTTCATCGAGGAAGACGAAGGAGAAGTGA
- a CDS encoding IS5-like element ISBugl2 family transposase (programmed frameshift) has translation MEAPIIDDELWILIEPLLPPAKLRAKSDPGRPRVSDRAALNGILFVFKTGIRWNHLPTRLGFGSGATCWRRLSDWQKAGVWDQLHELLLDKLRAAGQIDLSYAAVDSSSVRAVGAGGKTGPNPTDRARPGSKHHVLVDANGVPLVAILTGANTNDVTQLLPLVDAIPPIRGVRGRPLQKPGVVYADRGYDSTRHRRALRERGIKPVIAKRRTEHGRGLGKYRWVVERTHSWLHNFRRLRTRFERSAYIHEAFLKLGCSIICWNIFRRAEQGF, from the exons ATGGAAGCGCCAATCATTGACGACGAACTGTGGATACTGATCGAACCATTGCTGCCACCTGCGAAGCTTCGAGCGAAGAGCGATCCTGGTCGCCCGCGCGTGTCCGACCGTGCGGCTCTCAACGGCATCCTGTTCGTGTTCAAAACGGGAATTCGTTGGAACCACTTGCCGACTCGTCTGGGCTTTGGCTCGGGCGCCACATGCTGGCGGCGATTGAGCGACTGGCAAAAGGCTGGTGTATGGGACCAACTGCACGAGTTGCTACTCGACAAGTTGCGTGCGGCCGGCCAAATCGATCTGTCATACGCTGCGGTCGATTCGTCGTCCGTGCGCGCCGTTGGGGCGGGCG GAAAAACTGGCCCGAACCCCACCGATCGCGCGCGACCCGGTTCCAAGCACCACGTCCTCGTAGACGCCAACGGCGTTCCTCTCGTTGCGATCCTGACTGGCGCGAACACCAACGACGTCACGCAGTTGCTGCCGCTCGTTGATGCGATTCCACCCATTCGCGGCGTTCGTGGCCGACCGCTTCAGAAGCCCGGCGTCGTCTACGCCGATCGCGGCTACGATTCCACCCGACATCGTCGCGCGTTGCGCGAACGCGGTATCAAGCCCGTGATCGCCAAGCGCCGGACCGAGCATGGCCGTGGTCTGGGCAAGTATCGTTGGGTAGTCGAACGTACGCATTCCTGGCTCCACAATTTCCGGCGCCTACGCACTCGCTTCGAGCGAAGTGCCTACATTCACGAAGCATTCCTCAAACTTGGCTGCTCGATCATCTGTTGGAACATCTTCAGACGAGCTGAGCAGGGTTTTTGA
- a CDS encoding IS5 family transposase (programmed frameshift) yields MARRKISNELWVALEPLIPEFSPSPKGGRRRTVDDRAALNGILYVLQTGIPWEDLPQELGFGSGMTCWRRLRDWQAAGVWQRLHLAMLRRLREHDQIDWERASLDGASVSKPPGGQETGPNPTDRGKLGSKRHIVVDARGIPLAITITGANRHDSMAFEPTLDAIPAVPGLNGQPRKRPSKLHADKGYDFARCRRYLRQRGIKTRIARRGIESSERLGRHRWVVERTHAWFAGFGKLRIRFERRLDIHAALLFLAAAVICSRFVDDLC; encoded by the exons ATGGCAAGACGCAAAATCAGCAACGAGTTGTGGGTGGCGCTGGAACCTCTGATTCCGGAGTTCTCGCCATCACCCAAAGGCGGACGCCGGCGCACGGTCGATGATCGAGCTGCGCTCAACGGCATCCTGTATGTGCTGCAAACCGGTATCCCGTGGGAGGACCTCCCACAAGAGCTGGGCTTCGGCAGCGGCATGACGTGCTGGCGACGTCTACGAGATTGGCAAGCAGCCGGCGTATGGCAGCGACTGCATCTGGCGATGCTGCGTCGGTTGCGTGAACACGACCAGATCGATTGGGAGCGCGCGAGCCTCGATGGAGCCAGCGTCTCCA AGCCCCCGGGGGGGCAGGAAACCGGCCCCAACCCGACGGACCGAGGCAAGCTCGGATCGAAACGACACATCGTCGTAGATGCACGCGGCATCCCGCTGGCTATCACGATTACGGGAGCCAACCGGCACGATTCGATGGCATTCGAACCCACGCTTGATGCCATTCCTGCGGTACCGGGCCTGAACGGCCAGCCGCGCAAGCGTCCGAGCAAACTGCACGCTGACAAAGGGTATGACTTCGCGCGTTGCCGGCGTTATCTGAGACAGCGCGGCATCAAGACCCGTATCGCCCGCCGCGGTATCGAAAGCAGCGAACGGCTGGGGCGACATCGTTGGGTCGTCGAGCGCACGCACGCTTGGTTCGCCGGATTTGGAAAGCTCCGGATTCGCTTCGAGCGCCGTCTCGATATTCATGCTGCTTTGCTCTTCCTGGCTGCCGCCGTTATCTGCTCGAGATTCGTGGATGACTTGTGTTAG
- a CDS encoding GNAT family N-acetyltransferase: MHQDEIVVLTENQLPQFTASLKHDVEHCGSTDEDRVASTMEMLDSLNVGFSKDKYDVIAHRLRGRSSGVLVLEKGEPAKVLAMVTHPNSKGVGSALMEQAVNLAKNLTGKAELHLEVMDAAAAAYQKMGFVMSQASDSDSDSDITCEPMVLNANDATNWKEDSNGYMLMTNRKPPHFVG, from the coding sequence TTGCACCAGGACGAAATAGTTGTCCTTACAGAGAACCAGCTTCCGCAGTTCACGGCCAGCCTCAAACATGATGTTGAGCACTGCGGGTCTACTGACGAGGACCGCGTCGCCAGCACCATGGAGATGCTCGACTCCTTGAATGTGGGCTTCTCAAAAGACAAGTACGACGTGATCGCCCATCGTCTGCGTGGACGATCATCAGGCGTTTTGGTGTTAGAAAAGGGTGAACCGGCCAAGGTCCTGGCAATGGTGACCCACCCGAATTCGAAAGGCGTTGGATCAGCGCTGATGGAACAAGCCGTGAATCTAGCGAAGAATCTGACGGGCAAAGCGGAATTACATCTGGAAGTGATGGACGCAGCAGCAGCAGCCTACCAAAAGATGGGGTTCGTGATGAGTCAAGCCTCAGATTCAGATTCAGACTCAGATATCACGTGCGAACCTATGGTCCTGAATGCAAATGATGCAACCAATTGGAAGGAGGACAGTAACGGATATATGCTGATGACAAATCGTAAGCCCCCCCATTTCGTGGGCTGA
- a CDS encoding DUF4260 family protein, whose protein sequence is MQDGVGIVLHATLSIWRPGVGAFCYNALHIYGFGAVVLVVGPFLPVPLLAHCSGLWLAHAGYIARPDIGLRLCG, encoded by the coding sequence ATGCAAGACGGCGTAGGAATCGTTTTGCACGCTACGCTCTCTATTTGGCGCCCGGGGGTCGGCGCGTTCTGCTACAACGCGCTGCACATTTACGGCTTCGGTGCGGTCGTGCTCGTGGTGGGCCCGTTCCTGCCGGTGCCGCTGCTCGCGCACTGTAGTGGGTTGTGGCTCGCACACGCGGGTTACATCGCGCGCCCCGATATCGGCTTAAGACTGTGCGGCTGA